The following coding sequences are from one Betaproteobacteria bacterium window:
- the prsT gene encoding PEP-CTERM system TPR-repeat protein PrsT, whose translation MTKTSSHSFRLSALALVLALAACGGDDPAKLLSSAKDFLAKNDTKAAVIQLKNALQKDPNSAEARFLLGKALVDEGNLAPGEVELRKALELKYPAEKVVPVLVGSLTMRGEAKKAVEEFAKVQVSGNEASAEYHTAMSIAQGAAGHVEASKAALAAALAAKPDHVPALLVSARVKATTDKDVPGALAIVDGILAQNADAVEAWKLRGDIMVGKGEADEAVAAYRKAVEKKPRFGSAHIALVNTLLRAGRPDDAKQALEQARKGIGNPPGLQFLQAQLAYQNKDFKAAKEVLEQYHKAIRPSAVSMQLAGAVDFQLGAYTQAQDNLAKALTAESTLPLARRLLVSTYLKTGQPEKALETLKPVLDQIDKSPAMLALAGEVYVQLKDYKKAEQFFVKAAALDPKDPAKRTRLAMMHMAGGKADAAFEELADISASDSGPVADLAIVSAHLRRNEIDKALAAVAALEKKRPDDPAVFNLRGEILGSKNDYDGARKAFEKAAALKPGYFPAAKNLALLDLRDKKPQEARRRFETVLAADPKSVPAHLAIAEMITASGGKADEAQGWVSKAVSANPTDVVARLALVESHLRAKDAKKAVAAAQEALTAIPDRPELYDVLGRAQVLAGDFNQAKAAYGKLPALQPHSPVPYLKLAEVSVAAKDEGQAVRDLHKALEIKPDFLEAQRALIFLLVKDGKARDALSLAKTVQKQRPAEPVGYAFEGDVHTSQKSWADAAKAYRLGLDKGRVPELAIKASSTLEQAGNKAEAERVIATWLKDNPKDVVVRQYLAEVAASKGDWAMAAKQYRTMLDIAPNSPRVLNNLAWALGQLKDPKAIEYAEKAVSLAPNSPSLMDTLAVLLAEKGDTGKALELLRKAVDLAPAQAEIRLNLARVLVKAGEKAEARKHLDVLAKLGDKFPQQAEVAKLISGL comes from the coding sequence ATGACCAAGACCTCTTCGCACAGCTTCCGTCTTTCGGCCCTTGCACTCGTTCTTGCTCTTGCGGCCTGTGGGGGTGACGACCCGGCCAAGCTGCTGTCCTCGGCCAAGGATTTCCTGGCCAAAAATGACACCAAGGCTGCGGTGATCCAGCTCAAGAATGCGCTCCAGAAGGATCCCAATTCGGCCGAAGCGCGGTTTCTGCTGGGCAAGGCGCTGGTGGATGAAGGCAATCTTGCGCCGGGCGAAGTGGAGTTGAGGAAGGCGCTCGAACTCAAGTACCCCGCCGAAAAGGTCGTTCCCGTCCTGGTCGGATCGCTCACCATGCGGGGCGAGGCCAAGAAGGCGGTGGAGGAGTTCGCCAAGGTACAGGTTTCCGGGAATGAGGCGAGTGCCGAGTACCATACCGCCATGAGTATCGCCCAGGGGGCTGCCGGTCATGTGGAGGCTTCCAAGGCGGCCCTTGCGGCGGCCCTTGCCGCGAAGCCCGACCATGTGCCCGCTCTGCTCGTTTCGGCCCGGGTCAAAGCGACCACTGACAAGGATGTCCCCGGTGCCCTGGCGATCGTCGACGGCATCCTGGCCCAGAATGCCGATGCGGTCGAAGCCTGGAAACTCCGGGGCGACATCATGGTCGGCAAGGGGGAGGCGGATGAGGCCGTGGCCGCCTACCGCAAGGCGGTGGAGAAGAAGCCCCGGTTTGGTAGCGCCCATATTGCGCTGGTGAACACCCTCCTCAGGGCGGGGCGTCCGGACGACGCCAAGCAGGCCCTGGAGCAGGCGCGCAAAGGCATCGGCAATCCCCCGGGCCTGCAGTTCCTGCAGGCGCAGCTCGCGTATCAGAACAAGGATTTCAAGGCGGCCAAGGAAGTTCTCGAGCAGTACCACAAGGCGATTCGCCCCTCGGCAGTTTCCATGCAACTCGCAGGGGCGGTCGATTTCCAGTTGGGGGCCTATACCCAGGCCCAGGACAATCTGGCCAAGGCATTGACCGCCGAATCCACCCTGCCGCTGGCCCGCCGTCTTCTGGTCTCCACCTACCTGAAGACCGGCCAGCCCGAGAAAGCCCTGGAAACCTTGAAGCCGGTGCTGGACCAGATCGACAAGTCCCCCGCGATGCTGGCCCTGGCCGGTGAGGTCTACGTCCAGCTGAAGGACTACAAGAAGGCGGAGCAATTCTTTGTCAAGGCGGCGGCCCTCGACCCCAAGGATCCGGCCAAGCGTACCCGTCTCGCGATGATGCACATGGCCGGAGGCAAGGCTGACGCTGCCTTTGAAGAACTGGCGGACATTTCGGCCAGCGACAGCGGGCCCGTCGCCGATCTGGCCATCGTGTCCGCCCATCTGCGCCGCAATGAGATCGACAAGGCCCTGGCGGCCGTCGCTGCCCTGGAAAAGAAGCGTCCCGACGATCCGGCGGTGTTCAACCTGCGCGGGGAAATTCTGGGGAGCAAGAACGACTATGACGGGGCCCGCAAGGCTTTCGAAAAGGCTGCGGCCCTGAAGCCCGGTTACTTTCCGGCGGCGAAGAATCTGGCGCTGCTCGATCTTCGTGACAAGAAGCCCCAGGAGGCGAGGCGTCGCTTTGAAACCGTGCTGGCCGCGGACCCCAAGAGTGTGCCTGCCCACCTGGCCATCGCCGAAATGATTACCGCCAGCGGCGGCAAGGCGGACGAGGCCCAGGGCTGGGTCAGCAAGGCGGTGAGCGCCAATCCGACCGACGTCGTCGCCCGCCTGGCCCTCGTCGAGTCCCATTTGCGGGCCAAGGACGCCAAAAAGGCTGTGGCGGCCGCCCAGGAGGCGCTGACGGCGATTCCTGATCGGCCGGAACTCTACGACGTCCTGGGCCGCGCCCAGGTGCTTGCCGGCGATTTCAACCAGGCCAAGGCAGCCTACGGCAAGCTTCCGGCGCTTCAGCCGCACTCGCCCGTGCCCTACCTGAAGTTGGCGGAAGTGAGTGTCGCCGCCAAGGATGAAGGCCAGGCGGTCAGGGATCTGCACAAGGCCCTGGAAATCAAGCCGGACTTCCTCGAGGCGCAGCGTGCCTTGATATTCCTTCTGGTGAAGGACGGCAAGGCGAGGGACGCCCTCAGTCTTGCCAAGACCGTCCAGAAGCAGCGTCCCGCTGAACCTGTCGGCTACGCCTTCGAAGGCGACGTCCATACGTCCCAGAAGTCCTGGGCAGACGCGGCCAAGGCCTATCGCCTGGGTCTCGACAAGGGCAGGGTGCCTGAACTGGCGATCAAGGCCAGTTCCACCCTGGAGCAAGCGGGGAACAAGGCTGAGGCAGAGCGGGTCATCGCCACCTGGCTGAAGGACAATCCCAAGGATGTCGTGGTGCGCCAGTACCTGGCTGAAGTGGCCGCCAGCAAGGGGGATTGGGCGATGGCCGCGAAGCAGTATCGCACCATGCTGGACATCGCGCCCAACAGTCCGCGGGTGCTGAACAATCTGGCCTGGGCCCTGGGCCAGTTGAAGGATCCCAAGGCCATCGAGTATGCCGAAAAGGCGGTCAGTCTGGCCCCCAATTCGCCGTCGCTCATGGATACGCTGGCCGTGCTGCTGGCCGAGAAGGGTGACACCGGCAAAGCCCTCGAATTGCTGCGCAAGGCGGTGGATCTCGCTCCGGCGCAGGCCGAAATCCGGCTCAATCTCGCCCGGGTATTGGTCAAGGCCGGTGAAAAGGCCGAGGCGCGCAAGCATCTGGACGTACTCGCCAAGCTGGGGGACAAGTTCCCGCAGCAGGCGGAAGTGGCAAAGCTGATCAGTGGACTCTGA
- the prsR gene encoding PEP-CTERM-box response regulator transcription factor, translating to MSGEKSRPLLVVEDDPALQKQIKWSFDQYDVVTASDRESALAQLKRHQPAVVTMDLGLPPDPDSVSEGFRLLEQMVAAEPDLKVIVLTGQNDQTNALRAVALGAYDFFAKPFEPDLLALTVDRAFRLYDLQKENQRLHAMRQPDALNGLITRDPEMLRLCRTIEKVSGSNATVMLLGESGTGKEVLARGLHEASPRRAERFVAINCAAIPDNLLESELFGYEKGAFTGAAKTTPGKIETAHKGTLMLDEIGDLPLPLQAKLLRFLQERVVERVGGRQEIAVDVRVVCATHQNLRGLIDEGKFREDLYYRLAEIVVNIPPLRDRLGDAALLAHALVRRFAEEQNRGAIALGDDAVQAIEAHSWPGNVRELENCIKRAVIMADGNIIAREDLGLRDNGSQEERDLDLRKVRDEAERRAVIAALSRANGNVVKASEMLAISRPTLYDLMHRFGLK from the coding sequence ATGAGCGGCGAAAAATCGAGGCCGCTGCTGGTCGTCGAGGACGATCCGGCCTTGCAGAAGCAGATCAAGTGGTCCTTCGACCAGTACGACGTGGTGACCGCCTCGGATCGGGAGTCTGCGCTGGCGCAGTTGAAGCGCCATCAGCCCGCCGTGGTGACCATGGATCTGGGGCTTCCGCCGGACCCGGATTCGGTTTCCGAGGGCTTCCGCCTGCTGGAGCAGATGGTCGCCGCCGAGCCGGATCTCAAAGTCATCGTCCTCACCGGTCAGAACGATCAGACCAACGCCTTGCGCGCCGTGGCCCTGGGCGCCTACGACTTTTTCGCCAAGCCTTTCGAACCGGATCTCCTGGCGCTTACCGTGGACCGGGCGTTCCGGCTCTACGACCTGCAAAAGGAAAACCAGCGTCTGCACGCCATGCGTCAGCCGGATGCCCTCAACGGGCTCATCACGCGGGATCCGGAGATGCTGCGCCTGTGCCGTACCATCGAGAAGGTCTCCGGCAGCAACGCGACGGTCATGCTGCTGGGCGAGAGCGGCACCGGCAAGGAGGTCTTGGCGCGGGGTCTGCACGAGGCGTCTCCTCGTCGCGCCGAGCGCTTCGTGGCCATCAATTGCGCCGCGATTCCCGACAATCTTCTCGAGAGCGAGTTGTTCGGCTATGAGAAGGGTGCCTTCACCGGTGCGGCCAAGACGACCCCGGGCAAGATCGAAACGGCCCACAAGGGCACCCTCATGCTCGACGAAATCGGCGATTTGCCGCTTCCCCTCCAGGCCAAGCTCCTGCGCTTCCTGCAGGAGAGGGTGGTGGAGCGGGTCGGGGGGCGGCAGGAGATTGCGGTGGATGTCCGGGTCGTCTGCGCCACCCACCAGAATCTGCGGGGCCTGATCGACGAGGGCAAGTTCCGCGAAGACTTGTACTACCGCCTGGCCGAAATCGTGGTCAACATCCCTCCCTTGCGGGATCGTCTGGGCGATGCGGCCCTGCTGGCCCACGCCCTGGTGCGTCGCTTTGCCGAGGAACAGAACCGGGGGGCCATCGCCCTGGGCGACGATGCCGTGCAGGCCATCGAAGCTCACTCCTGGCCCGGAAACGTGCGGGAACTGGAAAACTGCATCAAGCGCGCGGTCATCATGGCCGACGGCAATATAATCGCCCGTGAGGATCTCGGTCTGCGTGACAACGGTTCCCAGGAGGAACGGGATCTCGACCTGCGCAAGGTGCGTGACGAGGCCGAGCGGCGGGCCGTCATCGCGGCCTTGAGCAGGGCCAATGGCAATGTGGTAAAAGCCTCCGAAATGCTCGCCATCAGCCGCCCGACCCTGTACGACCTCATGCATCGCTTCGGCCTCAAATAA
- the prsK gene encoding PEP-CTERM system histidine kinase PrsK — translation MDSGIAELSAWGYGLAAAGYVLLFGYLLSRRGQAEGERQPAAIMLGAVLASALWALASLGIVFSAARDFRGAAEVCDALRYAAWYGLILVLLGSGPEKGTRRPLSRPVVLLVGAVALVGVGLRVLVWLAGGLPLVVAKFYLVQSLAMVVVALLLVEQFYRSLATDSRWNVKPLCLGLAAAFVYDLYFYSDALLFGRVDPDVFSVRGFAHALIVPLIALPVNRSRDWTSRLRVSQKVAFHSLALLLSGGYLLFMAGVGYYVRYFGGDWGRALQFALLFMAFLGLCIVAFSGSMRARVRVFLGKHFLSYRYDYREEWLKFTQTLSEQGSPQTMGLHVIKGLADMLESPGGGLWLRDSAAGSFVQTARWNMPAVAAREEAGSPFSHFLTDSGWVVNLEEYRCYSRRYEGLALPDWLGEIPDAWLIVPLLARTEMIGFVVLASARTRIEVNWEVNDLLKTAGRQAAAFLAQLQATEALLEARKFDAFNRMSAFVVHDLKNIVTQLSLMLRNAEKHKDNAEFQEDMLMTVENSVERMRQLMLQLREGATPPGTPVGVNLKLIAERIQKNKAVLGRTVDVDIAEALMTRGHEERLERVLGHMVQNALDATDPRGRVWIRIEKQGGQAMLEVGDTGHGMSADFIRERLFKPFQTTKDAGMGIGAYESSQYINELGGKILVDSVVNQGTRVTVLLPLFEGGSRADLRQQESAA, via the coding sequence ATGGATTCCGGTATCGCTGAACTGTCGGCCTGGGGCTATGGCCTGGCAGCGGCGGGCTACGTCCTGCTCTTCGGCTATCTGCTGAGCCGGCGGGGTCAGGCCGAGGGGGAGCGCCAACCGGCCGCCATCATGCTGGGGGCTGTGCTGGCCTCCGCTCTGTGGGCTCTCGCCAGCCTGGGAATCGTGTTCAGCGCTGCCCGGGACTTCCGCGGGGCGGCAGAGGTGTGCGATGCCCTGCGTTACGCGGCCTGGTACGGCCTCATCCTCGTGCTCCTGGGCTCCGGGCCGGAAAAAGGGACGCGGCGCCCGCTCTCGCGCCCGGTGGTGCTGCTGGTCGGAGCAGTCGCGCTGGTGGGCGTCGGTCTGCGTGTGCTGGTCTGGCTGGCCGGCGGCCTGCCCCTGGTGGTGGCCAAGTTCTATCTCGTTCAATCCCTGGCCATGGTCGTCGTCGCCCTGCTCCTGGTCGAGCAGTTCTATCGCAGTCTGGCCACCGATTCGCGCTGGAACGTCAAGCCTCTCTGTCTGGGGCTCGCGGCGGCTTTCGTTTACGACCTCTACTTCTATTCCGATGCCCTGCTCTTCGGGCGTGTCGATCCGGACGTGTTCAGCGTGCGGGGATTTGCCCATGCGCTCATCGTTCCGCTCATCGCCCTGCCGGTGAATCGCAGCCGCGACTGGACCTCCCGCCTGCGGGTCTCCCAGAAGGTCGCATTCCATTCGCTGGCGCTGCTGCTTTCCGGGGGCTACCTTCTGTTCATGGCGGGCGTGGGGTACTACGTCCGCTACTTTGGCGGGGATTGGGGCCGGGCCCTGCAGTTTGCCCTGCTCTTCATGGCCTTCCTCGGCTTGTGCATCGTTGCTTTTTCCGGATCCATGCGGGCCAGGGTGCGGGTTTTCCTCGGCAAGCACTTTCTCAGCTACCGCTACGACTATCGCGAGGAATGGCTCAAGTTCACCCAGACTCTTTCGGAGCAGGGATCACCGCAGACCATGGGGCTGCACGTCATCAAGGGTCTCGCCGACATGCTGGAAAGTCCGGGGGGCGGCCTTTGGCTGCGGGATTCGGCCGCAGGAAGCTTCGTGCAGACGGCGCGCTGGAACATGCCCGCCGTGGCGGCGCGGGAGGAGGCGGGTTCGCCCTTCAGCCACTTTCTCACCGATAGCGGCTGGGTCGTCAATCTGGAGGAGTACCGCTGCTATTCGAGGCGCTACGAGGGCCTCGCGCTGCCGGATTGGCTGGGCGAGATTCCCGATGCCTGGCTCATCGTTCCGCTCCTGGCCCGCACCGAAATGATCGGCTTCGTCGTTCTGGCCAGTGCGCGGACCCGCATCGAGGTCAACTGGGAGGTCAATGATCTCCTGAAGACCGCAGGACGGCAGGCGGCAGCCTTCCTGGCGCAGTTGCAGGCCACCGAAGCCCTGCTCGAAGCGCGCAAGTTCGACGCCTTCAACCGCATGTCGGCCTTCGTGGTGCATGACCTGAAGAATATCGTCACCCAGCTTTCCCTGATGCTGCGCAATGCGGAAAAACACAAGGACAACGCAGAATTTCAGGAAGACATGCTGATGACCGTGGAAAATTCCGTCGAACGCATGCGGCAGTTGATGCTTCAATTGCGGGAAGGGGCCACGCCACCCGGTACGCCGGTGGGGGTGAACCTGAAATTGATTGCCGAGCGCATCCAGAAGAACAAAGCGGTACTTGGGCGCACGGTGGATGTCGACATCGCGGAGGCTCTCATGACCCGGGGGCACGAGGAGCGACTGGAGCGGGTTCTCGGCCATATGGTGCAGAACGCTCTGGATGCCACCGATCCGCGCGGCCGGGTATGGATTCGCATCGAGAAGCAGGGGGGGCAGGCAATGCTGGAAGTAGGCGATACGGGCCACGGAATGTCGGCGGACTTCATCCGCGAGCGCCTGTTCAAGCCCTTCCAGACGACCAAGGACGCCGGGATGGGTATCGGCGCCTACGAAAGCTCGCAGTACATCAATGAACTCGGGGGGAAAATCTTGGTAGACAGCGTGGTGAATCAGGGGACGCGGGTGACCGTGCTGCTGCCCCTGTTCGAGGGCGGGTCGCGGGCCGATCTGCGCCAGCAGGAGAGCGCGGCATGA
- a CDS encoding TIGR03013 family PEP-CTERM/XrtA system glycosyltransferase, whose amino-acid sequence MVRMFNHWVRWRTLLQVLFDFSFVFVAMIIATLWVGAGLPIDLAMVAVYAVILGVIMLLLNAWFGFYQRFHGRTIHQTRARAVLSLYLAVPLAYGLFLLLPVAAVSREFLQLSAMSAVFGMLVNRVSTVHAPPTQMLVRRILVFGAGAKALAVRKALNKSDPAALVVGFYPASNEEEIVVPADQVLSNVKHLTDTARQLKVDEIVVAVTERRGGALPLRELLDCKLAGIRVLDLASHFEQTLGQIRLDSLYAGWLIFGDGFGQGAWRSFVKRAFDIACALVLLMLAAPVMLLTALIISLESAGPIFYRQERVGLNGRLFNVIKFRSMRTDAEKDGKPRWATSGDSRVTRVGRVIRKLRVDELPQLISVLNGDMSLVGPRPERPFFVDQLTREIPFYAVRHSVKPGVTGWAQVRYHYGASVEDSAEKLQYDLYYVKNHTLFLDILVLFETVGVVLTAKGAQ is encoded by the coding sequence GTGGTCAGGATGTTCAATCATTGGGTTCGGTGGCGTACGCTGCTGCAAGTCCTTTTCGATTTCTCCTTCGTATTTGTCGCGATGATCATCGCGACCCTGTGGGTCGGCGCCGGTTTGCCCATCGACCTCGCCATGGTTGCCGTCTATGCGGTGATCCTGGGGGTGATCATGCTGCTGCTCAATGCCTGGTTCGGGTTCTATCAGCGTTTCCATGGGCGGACGATCCATCAGACGCGAGCCCGGGCGGTGCTTTCCCTTTACCTCGCCGTTCCCCTCGCCTACGGGCTCTTTCTCCTGCTTCCCGTCGCGGCGGTGAGCCGCGAGTTTCTCCAGTTGTCAGCCATGTCGGCCGTTTTCGGCATGCTGGTCAATCGGGTCAGCACGGTCCATGCCCCCCCGACCCAGATGCTGGTGCGGCGCATTCTGGTCTTCGGCGCGGGGGCCAAGGCCCTGGCCGTGCGCAAGGCCCTCAACAAATCCGATCCGGCGGCCCTCGTCGTCGGCTTCTATCCCGCCTCCAACGAGGAGGAGATCGTCGTCCCCGCCGATCAGGTGCTGTCCAATGTCAAGCACCTTACCGATACGGCGCGGCAATTGAAGGTGGACGAGATCGTCGTGGCGGTGACGGAGCGGCGCGGAGGCGCCCTGCCGTTGCGGGAACTGCTGGACTGCAAGCTGGCCGGGATTCGCGTTCTCGATCTGGCCAGCCATTTCGAGCAGACCCTGGGCCAGATTCGCCTCGATTCCCTCTACGCCGGCTGGCTGATCTTCGGCGACGGCTTCGGCCAGGGGGCCTGGCGCAGCTTCGTCAAGCGTGCCTTCGACATCGCCTGTGCCCTGGTGCTCCTCATGCTGGCGGCGCCGGTCATGCTGCTGACGGCCCTGATCATCTCCCTGGAGAGCGCCGGGCCAATCTTCTACCGTCAGGAACGGGTGGGTCTCAACGGACGTCTGTTCAACGTCATCAAGTTCCGCAGCATGCGCACCGACGCGGAAAAGGACGGCAAGCCACGCTGGGCGACCTCCGGCGATTCCCGCGTGACCCGCGTGGGCCGCGTGATCCGCAAGCTCCGCGTCGATGAACTACCGCAACTCATCAGCGTTCTCAACGGCGACATGAGCCTGGTGGGACCGCGGCCGGAACGCCCCTTCTTCGTCGATCAGCTGACCCGGGAAATCCCTTTCTACGCCGTGCGCCACAGTGTGAAGCCGGGTGTCACCGGCTGGGCCCAGGTCAGGTACCATTACGGGGCTTCGGTGGAGGATTCCGCCGAAAAACTCCAGTACGACCTCTATTACGTCAAGAATCACACCCTGTTCCTGGACATCCTGGTCCTCTTCGAGACGGTGGGGGTGGTGTTGACGGCGAAGGGCGCCCAGTGA
- a CDS encoding 2-oxoglutarate dehydrogenase gives MNPEIPGYPADACGKPVIGLGDAELYGYAHLIRLTESLILDLFSRGLLSGTTHTCIGQELCQMSVVRALSDPNDVVLSNHRNHGHFLTYSGNFLGLVAEIMGREAGVCGGFGGSQHIAFRHFHSNGVQAGMTGIGAGLALDRRLAGSTAVVAIMIGDGTLGEGMLYESMNLAAVWQARVLFVVENNGIAQTTYTADTVAGTIEGRGQAFGLRTWRLDDSAPDFAAAVADVVAEMRAGEGPGMLVIDTRRLGPHSKGDDLRSDAEKDFIARRDPVAALGERLGDSEREAIEARNRAFVAQVEALALASPEATFADLPTHSLRPAAAAPAAELRSEAKTVRQSLNDALRHLLASDSRSLVIGEDLHEPYGGAFKVTAGLSEEFKGRVISTPISEAGITGAAIGLALAGRRPIVEIMFADFLTLCMDQIYNHAVKFPGMFEDCSVPLVVRAPCGGRRGYGPTHSQSPENLLVSVPGLTVLYASHRHASGAMLADASSRWPNPTVFLEHKLLYGETQDPLDYTVVPASPADAGADLFPTLRRGAVDPDVTLVGFGGMLPFIERAAQRLAEEEELEVEIVAPALLSPLPRHTLLEALLESPRIVVVEESHHEFGVSAELLACLAEAGYRGTVVRLGLPPVPIAAARSLERAQLIDENVIVDNVLELF, from the coding sequence ATGAATCCAGAAATTCCCGGATATCCTGCGGACGCCTGCGGAAAACCCGTCATCGGCCTGGGCGACGCCGAGCTGTATGGCTACGCCCACCTCATCCGCCTGACCGAATCCCTCATCCTGGACCTGTTCAGCCGCGGCCTGCTGTCGGGAACCACCCATACCTGCATCGGCCAGGAACTCTGCCAGATGAGCGTGGTGCGGGCGCTGTCCGACCCCAATGACGTGGTGCTGTCCAATCACCGCAACCACGGTCACTTTCTCACCTATTCCGGCAATTTCCTCGGCCTGGTGGCCGAAATCATGGGGCGCGAGGCTGGCGTCTGCGGCGGTTTCGGGGGCAGCCAGCATATCGCCTTCCGTCATTTCCACAGTAACGGGGTCCAGGCCGGCATGACCGGTATCGGTGCCGGCCTGGCCCTCGACCGCCGCCTTGCCGGCAGCACCGCGGTGGTGGCCATCATGATCGGCGACGGCACCCTGGGCGAGGGCATGCTCTACGAGAGCATGAACCTTGCCGCCGTCTGGCAGGCCCGCGTGCTCTTCGTGGTCGAAAACAACGGCATCGCCCAGACCACCTACACCGCCGACACCGTCGCCGGCACCATAGAAGGCCGCGGCCAGGCCTTCGGCCTCAGGACCTGGCGCCTGGACGACAGTGCGCCCGATTTCGCCGCCGCAGTCGCCGACGTGGTGGCCGAGATGCGCGCGGGCGAAGGCCCCGGCATGCTGGTCATCGATACGCGCCGCCTGGGCCCCCACAGCAAGGGCGACGATCTGCGCAGCGACGCGGAAAAGGACTTCATCGCCCGCCGCGACCCGGTCGCCGCTCTGGGCGAACGCCTGGGCGACTCCGAGCGGGAGGCGATCGAAGCGCGCAACCGCGCCTTCGTCGCCCAGGTCGAAGCCCTCGCCCTCGCTTCACCCGAAGCCACCTTCGCCGACCTCCCCACCCATAGCCTGCGCCCCGCCGCAGCGGCGCCCGCAGCCGAGCTGCGCTCCGAGGCGAAAACCGTGCGCCAGTCGCTCAACGACGCCCTGCGCCACCTGCTGGCCAGCGATTCCCGCAGCCTGGTGATCGGTGAAGACCTGCACGAACCCTACGGCGGCGCCTTCAAGGTCACCGCCGGGCTGTCCGAGGAATTCAAGGGACGGGTCATCTCCACCCCCATCAGCGAGGCCGGCATCACCGGCGCCGCCATTGGCCTGGCCCTGGCCGGGCGGCGTCCCATCGTCGAAATCATGTTCGCCGACTTCCTGACCCTGTGCATGGACCAGATTTACAACCATGCGGTCAAATTCCCCGGCATGTTCGAGGACTGTTCCGTTCCCCTGGTGGTGCGGGCGCCCTGCGGGGGCCGCCGCGGTTACGGCCCCACCCACAGCCAGAGCCCGGAAAATCTGCTGGTTTCCGTCCCCGGCCTCACGGTGCTCTACGCCAGCCACCGCCACGCCAGCGGTGCCATGCTGGCGGATGCCTCAAGCCGCTGGCCCAATCCCACGGTATTCCTGGAGCACAAGCTGCTCTACGGCGAAACCCAGGACCCCCTTGATTACACGGTCGTCCCGGCCAGCCCGGCCGACGCGGGCGCCGATCTCTTCCCGACCCTGCGCCGGGGCGCCGTCGATCCCGACGTCACCCTGGTGGGCTTCGGCGGCATGCTGCCCTTCATCGAGCGGGCGGCCCAGCGCCTGGCGGAGGAAGAAGAGCTCGAAGTCGAGATCGTCGCCCCCGCCCTGCTCAGCCCCCTGCCGCGCCATACCCTGCTGGAAGCCCTGCTGGAAAGCCCGCGCATCGTGGTGGTCGAGGAATCCCACCACGAATTCGGCGTCAGCGCCGAACTGCTCGCCTGTCTGGCGGAAGCCGGCTACCGCGGCACCGTGGTCCGCCTAGGCCTGCCGCCGGTGCCCATCGCCGCGGCGCGCAGCCTGGAACGCGCCCAGCTGATCGACGAAAACGTCATCGTCGACAACGTCCTCGAATTGTTCTGA
- a CDS encoding 2-oxo acid dehydrogenase subunit E2, which produces MAAAIHVPRVNNNDDEVKLVGLDVAVGARIEKGQIVAQVETDKAVVDVEATAAGFVLAVQGEVEQVLRVGSVLLWVGETPDEAVPEAETAAGAPGARDLSAPTARARLLLAEYGLQAADVPATGPRLSVRDIEAHAERLGLSRRPAASAAPAAAESAPVEPGARVGLSGEEKGMLATVLWHRDVAVPGYVEVSYDATPWDELARDYGARHKLLLNPLLPLLAWRLVELARDNPRINATLVGRERHEYRDVNLGFTVQAGATLYLTVLRDAARREPLAFVQDLIDIQRRAAAHKLAPEELQGATIAFSSMARWKVNRHVPILSPHTALMVAHTASADGTGILGASYDHRVLNGSEVAALLRQLSTPPRLDP; this is translated from the coding sequence ATGGCTGCAGCAATTCATGTCCCGCGGGTGAATAACAACGACGACGAGGTCAAGCTCGTCGGTCTCGACGTCGCCGTCGGCGCCCGCATCGAAAAGGGCCAGATCGTCGCCCAGGTGGAGACCGACAAGGCCGTGGTCGATGTGGAAGCCACCGCCGCCGGTTTCGTCCTCGCCGTCCAGGGCGAAGTGGAACAGGTACTCCGGGTGGGCTCGGTGCTTCTCTGGGTCGGCGAGACGCCGGACGAAGCGGTCCCCGAAGCGGAAACCGCCGCCGGCGCCCCCGGCGCCCGCGACCTTTCCGCCCCCACGGCACGGGCCCGCCTGCTGCTCGCCGAATACGGCCTGCAAGCGGCGGACGTGCCCGCCACCGGCCCCCGCCTGAGCGTCCGCGACATCGAGGCCCACGCCGAACGCCTGGGCCTCAGCCGGCGCCCCGCGGCGAGCGCCGCGCCGGCCGCCGCCGAATCCGCCCCTGTCGAACCGGGCGCCCGCGTCGGCCTGAGCGGCGAAGAGAAAGGCATGCTGGCCACGGTGCTCTGGCATCGCGACGTCGCCGTCCCCGGCTACGTCGAGGTGAGCTACGATGCGACCCCCTGGGACGAACTGGCCCGCGACTACGGCGCCCGCCACAAGCTGCTGCTCAACCCGCTCCTGCCGCTGCTGGCCTGGCGTCTGGTCGAGCTGGCGCGGGACAACCCCCGCATCAACGCCACCCTGGTCGGCCGGGAAAGGCACGAATACCGCGACGTGAACCTGGGCTTCACGGTCCAGGCCGGGGCGACCCTCTACCTCACCGTGCTGCGCGACGCCGCCCGCCGGGAGCCCTTGGCCTTCGTACAGGACCTGATCGACATCCAGCGCCGGGCGGCAGCCCACAAGCTGGCCCCCGAGGAACTGCAGGGCGCCACCATCGCCTTTTCCAGCATGGCGCGCTGGAAGGTCAATCGCCACGTTCCCATCCTGTCGCCCCACACCGCCCTCATGGTGGCCCATACCGCCAGCGCCGACGGCACCGGCATCCTGGGCGCGAGCTACGACCACCGCGTCCTCAACGGCTCCGAAGTCGCCGCCTTGCTGCGCCAGTTGAGCACGCCGCCCCGCCTGGACCCATAA